ATCGATATGAAAGCGCCCGCCAAGGCCCTGGCTTTTCTTGACTGTGAGCGGCCAAGACGCGATCGATCCGCTAAGAATGTTGGGCACGACCACGTCATTCTGTGACGAGACGCGATAGCGATCGTAACGGACGCCCACGGACAGAAGTAGCCCTTCCTCATCCCGATAGGCTATGTTGCCGAACAGCCCGGCTTGATCCTTGGAGATCGCCAGCCGGCGCTCCCCGAAAATAATTGGGACGGCATCTTCTTCCAGTGGGAAGGACGACAATTGGCTGCGCAGCTTTTCGGAGCGATGGTCGACGAGCAGACCGGCAACCCATGCGATGCCGTCCGCCTCTTCATTACCAAGGCGCAACTCTTGCCAGACCCGCGTCGACAGAATGGGGATATGCAGCAACGACGGTGCCAGGGACGCGACATGATCGGCATATTGCTGGCTTTGCCCGGCATCGCAGGACGGCGTTGCGAGATCGTAATAACGCTGACAGCCTTCCGAATCGCTTCCCTGTAGCAGGGTCGCGTTGGTGCGGTCATAGCGCCGGTCGAGCCTCCAACGATAGGCGGCCGATATACTGGTCAGCTTCAGCGCGCCTTGGTCATAGTCGATCTTGAGACGGCCGAGCAGGAAATCATGCTCTGTCGGAGCGGCGAAGTAGCGATCGGTGCGATATGGGCCAAGCGCCTGAAGCCAGGATGAAACATCGGAGACGCGCCGGTGCTGCCAGGCGAACATCAGCGACATGTCAAGATTGGACACAGGCACGGCCCGCGCCGTCAGGCGAAATCCAGCCATGTCGTCGTCATTGACGTTCCGCATACCCGTTCGGACATTGTCGATATAACCGCCATCCCGGCTGACATAGGCGGTCGCACGAAAGGCGGCGGCCGATCCCACGGGAACGTTGATGGTCGACGAGGCTGCGACATCGGCATCGCCGCCCTGCTGAACGCCCAAGGCGACTTTCGACCTCCCATGCCATTCGCCCAGCACAGGCTCCTCCGGCTCAATCTCAATCTCACCGGCAAGAGACCCCGCGCCATGTTCGCTATTGCGGGCGATACGGGATATCTGGACCCGGCGTATATCCACCAGAGCAAGGTCGCTGGCGGTGCGAGCGGCATCGCTGCCCGTTCCGGACGGCCCGGAAATCGGAACGCCCGCAAAATAGACGGGCGTGGTCGCCTCCCCTGCCATGCCGACTCCGCGTACGAGCAGTGCCTGCTGGCCCGAACCGGCCGGTTGGCTGAAAAAACTCGGACTGGCGTTCACCAGGGCGGCCATTGAAACCTCCTGCGGCCGCACGCGGATGTCGCTCATCAAACCGACCTTTTCCTGCCGTCGCTCTGCCGTGACGACCAGGGGTAAAAGGCTCATCGGATCGGGTGGAGCTTTCGGCACGGTCTCGGCATTCAATGGACCGAGCGCCTTCTCAATTATCGTCACCCCGCCCGCCGTCTCGCGCGACACCAGCCCCGATCCCTTGAGCAATCGCCGCAACGCCATGTCGAAGGTCATACGACCGGTGATGGATCGGGTATGCTTGCCCCCGGTCAGGGATGCGCGGAAAACGATCTGCCGTCCGCCTTGCAAAGCAAGTTGCTGAACCGCCGACACCATATCTTGGGGGGCGATGTCGAACCGGCTTTCGATCGATGGCCTGGCTGCGAGCGGTTGAAAAACGGATAGGGTAAATATCAGGGCCGACGCGGAACCCGCCTTCAACCCATATAATGATGATAGCCTCCAACGCGCGAACGACGAGGCAGACGCCGTTTCTCGCCCGCACACCACTCAAGAAGCCTTCGATATCAGGACCCAAGGGTCAGAACGAGCCGCGCGGCAATATCCATCAGCACATCATGAATCGATTGTGCGCCAGATGAATTTCCCGGCCACCGAACATTTCAAGCAACTATCCGGCGAAACCGGTGAAGGTTGAGAGAAAAATGGTTCGTCGAGATATTCCAGGCATCAACAATGGATTGTCCCTTTCAACGCAAAGGAAGGTCGTCAATGCTGGCGTGGACGCCTGGGCGGAATGGCTGACCGATCAGATCTGCATGCGCTCCTAATCTCTACTCATTTAGTAGTCAATTTTGAAATTT
The window above is part of the Sphingobium sp. BYY-5 genome. Proteins encoded here:
- a CDS encoding TonB-dependent receptor — protein: MVSAVQQLALQGGRQIVFRASLTGGKHTRSITGRMTFDMALRRLLKGSGLVSRETAGGVTIIEKALGPLNAETVPKAPPDPMSLLPLVVTAERRQEKVGLMSDIRVRPQEVSMAALVNASPSFFSQPAGSGQQALLVRGVGMAGEATTPVYFAGVPISGPSGTGSDAARTASDLALVDIRRVQISRIARNSEHGAGSLAGEIEIEPEEPVLGEWHGRSKVALGVQQGGDADVAASSTINVPVGSAAAFRATAYVSRDGGYIDNVRTGMRNVNDDDMAGFRLTARAVPVSNLDMSLMFAWQHRRVSDVSSWLQALGPYRTDRYFAAPTEHDFLLGRLKIDYDQGALKLTSISAAYRWRLDRRYDRTNATLLQGSDSEGCQRYYDLATPSCDAGQSQQYADHVASLAPSLLHIPILSTRVWQELRLGNEEADGIAWVAGLLVDHRSEKLRSQLSSFPLEEDAVPIIFGERRLAISKDQAGLFGNIAYRDEEGLLLSVGVRYDRYRVSSQNDVVVPNILSGSIASWPLTVKKSQGLGGRFHIDVPIVLGVTWHTQLVRSFRPGGVNTASVLLPDRLTYGSDSLWGAELGLNLRWGTVAEMTVTAYMNDWRNMQYRALSENRSHAYLVNIGNATIRGAEIELIVRPETSLTAKLEASLIHAQLSRVSDARLLVGSADIGDDIPFVPRHRLQFNLARDWRIGNGRGFRIEGDWQYQSGSWSTFSANDPDFTATSGFVLFGASFSYRWDRNDVALQARNIFDRVANLRTVTNGYGVGQTFSYGPRTILLSWNRRW